From a region of the Panicum virgatum strain AP13 chromosome 2K, P.virgatum_v5, whole genome shotgun sequence genome:
- the LOC120671236 gene encoding flagellar radial spoke protein 5-like, which translates to MSSARAVSPAAAAPPPLPRRLRPARCTACAAATETATAGPARVATVSNSGDSLAICRVLNGMWQTSGGWGRIDRDAAVEAMLAYADAGLTTFDMADHYGPAEDLYGMFINRVRRERPPELLEEIKGLTKWVPPPVKMTRSYVEDNINRSRKRMDVAALDMLQFHWWDYANPGYLDALKHITDLKEEGKIKTVALTNFDTDRLQIILENGIPVVSNQVQHSIVDMRPQQRMAELCQLTGVKLITYGTVMGGLLSEKFLDMNVSIPFAGPPLNTPSLQKYKRMVDAWGGWSLFQTLLQTLKKVSLKHGVPIATVAVRYILNQTSVAGSMVGVRLGLSEHIKDTNSIFSLELDEEDMNSITEVSKKGRNLMDIIGDCGDEYRA; encoded by the exons ATGTCGTCAGCGCGCGCcgtctcgccggcggccgcggcgccgcctcccctcccgcgccgcctgaGGCCCGCGAGGTGCACGGCCTGCGCCGCGGCGACGGAGACGGCCACCGCGGGGCCGGCGAGGGTGGCGACCGTCAGCAACAGCGGGGACTCCCTGGCGATATGCCGGGTGCTCAACGGCATGTGGCAGACCAGCGGAGGGTGGGGCCGCATCGACCGCGACGCCGCGGTCGAAGCCATGCTCGCGTACGCCGACGCCGGACTCACCACCTTCGACATGGCGGACCACT ATGGGCCAGCAGAGGATTTGTATGGCATGTTCATCAATAGAGTCAGGCGGGAGCGCCCACCTGAGTTGCTTGAAGAAATCAAGGG GCTTACAAAGTGGGTGCCGCCTCCCGTTAAGATGACAAGAAGTTACGTTGAGGATAATATCAATAGATCTAGGAAGAGGATGGATGTTGCTGCATTggacatgttgcagttccactG GTGGGATTATGCAAATCCTGGATATTTGGATGCACTAAAGCACATCACAGACCTGAAGGAGGAAG GCAAGATAAAGACCGTAGCTCTGACAAACTTCGATACAGACAGACTGCAAATAATTCTAGAAAACGGGATCCCAGTTGTCAGCAACCAG GTTCAACATTCCATCGTTGATATGCGCCCTCAGCAAAGAATGGCAGAGCTTTGCCAGTTAACTGGAGTTAAACTTATAAC GTATGGCACAGTGATGGGTGGTCTTTTGTCTGAAAAGTTTCTTGACATGAACGTATCAATACCTTTTGCTGGGCCTCCTCTAAATACCCCATCTTTGCAGAAGTATAAGAGG ATGGTCGATGCTTGGGGTGGCTGGAGCTTGTTCCAGACTTTGTTACAAACTTTAAAGAAGGTGTCATTGAAACATGGTGTTCCAATCGCAACTGTTGCTGTGCGATACATACTGAACCAG ACATCTGTTGCAGGTTCCATGGTAGGTGTGAGATTGGGACTCTCCGAGCACATCAAAGACACCAACTCCATATTCTCACTTGAACTGGATGAAGAGGACATGAACAGCATCACTGAGGTATCGAAGAAGGGCAGAAATTTGATGGATATTATCGGGGATTGTGGCGACGAGTACAGAGCTTAG
- the LOC120671225 gene encoding monodehydroascorbate reductase 3, cytosolic-like — protein MSGKHFKYVILGGGVAAGYAAREFAKQGVQPGELAIISKEAVAPYERPALSKGYLFPQNAARLPGFHVCVGSGGERLLPEWYSEKGIELILSTEIVKADLSTKTLTSAAGATFTYDILLIATGSSVIKLTDFGTQGADSNNILYLREIDDADKLVAAIQANKGGKAVVVGGGYIGLELSAALKINDYDVTMVFPEPWCMPRLFTADIAAFYEAYYTNKGVKVLKGTLAVGFDANANGDVTAVKLKDGTVLEADIVVVGVGGRPLTTLFKGQVAEEKGGIKTDAFFETSVPGVYAIGDVATFPLKMYNELRRVEHVDHARKSAEQAVKAIKGKESGESVPEYDYLPYFYSRSFDLGWQFYGDNVGETILFGDSDPASSKPKFGSYWIKDGKVLGAFLEGGSPDENKAIAKVAKTQPAVSSVEELKEGLQFASKI, from the exons ATGTCCGGGAAGCACTTCAAGTACGtcatcctcggcggcggcgtcgcggcg GGGTACGCGGCCCGGGAGTTCGCCAAGCAGGGAGTTCAGCCAGGGGAGCTCGCCATCATCTCCAAGGAGGCG GTGGCTCCGTACGAGCGTCCTGCCCTCAGCAAGGGTTACCTCTTCCCTCAGA ATGCTGCAAGGCTCCCAGGATTTCATGTGTGTGTCGGAAGTGGTGGAGAAAGGCTATTGCCTGAATGGTACTCGGAGAAAG GTATTGAGCTGATcctcagcactgaaattgtgAAAGCTGATCTTTCCACCAAGACTCTGACTAGTGCAGCTGGAGCAACCTTTACATATGACATCCTGCTCATTGCAACTGGATCCTCG GTCATCAAGCTCACTGATTTTGGCACACAAGGAGCTGATTCTAACAACATTCTATATCTAAGGGAAATTGATGATGCTGACAAGCTGGTTGCAGCTATCCAGGCAAACAAGGGTGGGAAGGCAGTGGTTGTTGGGGGAGGTTATATTGGGCTTGAACTTAGTGCAGCACTGAAGATCAATGACTATGATGTCACTATGGTGTTTCCTGAACCTTGGTGCA TGCCCCGGCTCTTCACTGCCGATATTGCTGCTTTCTACGAGGCTTACTATACTAACAAAGGGGTAAAGGTTTTGAAGGGCACATTAGCTGTTGGTTTTGATGCCAATGCCAATGGTGAT GTCACTGCAGTTAAGCTAAAGGATGGCACAGTACTTGAAGCTGATATTGTTGTTGTCGGTGTTGGAGGCAGACCATTGACTACTCTCTTCAAAGGGCAAGTTGCTGAGGAGAAAGGTGGAATCAAG ACTGATGCTTTCTTTGAAACAAGTGTTCCTGGAGTATATGCCATTGGCGATGTTGCTACCTTCCCCTTGAAGATGTACAATGAGTTGAGGAGAGTAGAACACGTTGACCATGCTAGGAAGTCTGCAGAGCAGGCTGTAAAG GCAATCAAGGGAAAGGAGTCCGGGGAGTCGGTTCCAGAGTACGACTACCTGCCATACTTCTACTCCCGATCCTTCGACCTGGGGTGGCAGTTCTACGGCGACAACGTCGGCGAAACCATCCTGTTCGGCGACAGTGACCCCGCCTCCAGCAAGCCCAAATTCGGGTCGTACTGGATCAAGGACGGCAAGGTCTTGGGCGCCTTTCTGGAAGGCGGGTCTCCGGACGAGAACAAGGCCATCGCCAAGGTGGCGAAAACCCAGCCGGCTGTCTCCAGCGTCGAGGAGCTCAAGGAGGGCCTCCAGTTCGCGAGCAAGATCTGA
- the LOC120671243 gene encoding histidine-containing phosphotransfer protein 2-like — protein sequence MAAAALREQLNALLSSMFASGLVDEQFQQLQMLQDDGGTPGFVAEVVTLFCDDADRIISELTALLEQPVVDFDKVDAYVHQLKGSSASVGAQKVKFTCTQFRQLCQDKNRDGCIVALAVVRNEFNDLRTKFQTMLQLEQQIQAQQ from the exons atggcggccgccgcgcTGAGGGAGCAGCTCAacgccctcctctcctccatgTTCGCCTCG GGTCTGGTGGACGAGCAGTTCCAGCAGCTGCAGATGCTGCAGGATGACGGGGGCACCCCGGGCTTCGTCGCCGAGGTCGTCACCCTCTTCTGCGACGACGCCGACAGGATCATCTCCGAGCTCACCGCCCTGCT GGAGCAGCCCGTCGTGGACTTCGATAAGGTGGACGCCTACGTGCATCAGCTAAAGGGGAGCAGCGCCAG TGTTGGTGCTCAGAAAGTGAAGTTTACTTGCACGCAGTTCCGTCAGTTATGTCAGGACAAGAACAGAGACGG GTGCATCGTGGCATTAGCCGTTGTGAGAAATGAGTTCAATGATCTGCGCACCAAGTTCCAGACTATGCTTCAG CTTGAGCAGCAAATCCAGGCTCAACAATAA